Sequence from the Mytilus galloprovincialis chromosome 13, xbMytGall1.hap1.1, whole genome shotgun sequence genome:
AAGAATTTGAGTCTAATGTTGCCAATGACTTGGCCTGTCacaatgagttatctcccattggaATCCAAAGATTGGTTAGTCTGGGAGAATTTGTGAAAGATGTCTACCTGAAAGATCTGAAACTAGAGAGTAGTTTAATTCAACCCAAACATATAAAGCTAACCCGAAATGAGGAAAGTATAACAGCTAAATCATCTCTAGCTTTTCTTTTCGGCTTGCTGTCTGAAGGTCATTTGAGAAAATTCAATACCTCAGCAGTGTCGAGAAATTTGTGTTCAGAAAAACATGGAATGTCTCATGTTGATTGCAATTGTCCAGGTTTATACAGAACAGAACAAAATTTCAGAGAGCAGCTCTTTCATGGTTTAaagaagggagataattcaaatataCCCATGACTGTTTTACGTCAAATATTGTCAAATTCTTGTCTTCATCCAAATTTTTCCTGCTTTGTACAAAATGGATTTGATAGTATTGGAATTATAAAGGAATTGTTTAAGAATGAAAATGCATTTGATGAAAAATTATCCAATGACGTTggttttgttgattttgttaaTGTTTATTTATATCCATTTATGAACAATCTAATCCAAACTTTCCGTCATGCAAATTATGTATTTGagaaattgtttttacattttgttgatgaaagttttatgttttacatgttaaaTGTACTGAAACTTCCCAAACTCACATGGCCAAGGCCTGGatcaagaattgtttttgaaTTATACAAGAAATCTGGTCAGGTATTTCAGCCATATTATGTTCGCATTTTGTTCAACGGTGCTAATGTTTCCAAATTTGTCCCCCTTTGTGACATTCATAGCGAGAGCGGTCTGTGTCGTTTAAAGAATTTTGCAGAATTGTTGCATTTCAAAACATCAACCAAAAAAAGTCTACATAGTGCGTATCAGAGCTACTGTTAATTTATCAAGGGTTTGTGTAAAATGAATTTGCTTTTAGCATGTTTAGCTTCAATCCATTATCAGTCAGCCCAAAAAACAATTGTCACAAAAGGTAACAGAAAGTTAAAATTTCATTTGTCACGTGTTTTAATTTGTACAAGTAGCAGATGGTAATTACATTATAGAAATGAATAAATCCTTTAATACTAgtgtataaaatttgtaaattgtttaGCAAAATTTAAAGCTTGTTAGAAAATTTTAGGAACTTACAAAATTGATGTTAACCTGCCAggtgctttttatttttatcctCATTAAGTCACAGACGACAATCTGTACttgttttatgttttgattttaattagtttttatttGTTCATAACATGTTTACCATGTATAATTGATGTTTgtaaattgtattaatttttgGAAGTCACAAATTTTAGTTTGTACTTCATGGTGCTTGTGTGTATTTGTATGTAAAACTatattattttattgaatattaaTGTGAATTTATAAAAAACCCATTGTATACCAAATTTGGGATTTCATCAGTGAACAAATCCTGAACTAATAGACAGTTTTTGTTAAGTTACAATGTTTATGGATAGCAGAAAAATGTAAATTACAAAATAAGGTACCTTTGAAGTTGCAATTTTTGTATTCAACTACAAAAACTGAGatccaacaaaattattttatcaaacaGTATTTTCTTCtgaagaaaaagatttttttttgttgtttcgaCCTGATCTCGATCTTAACCCTTGGCTATCGGTTGAATAGGCAGTATACTAGTGAATCCAAAAtccacatttatttttatgtgCAGAAATCCTTTGTCTTTTTAGATTGGGGCAGCCATCTTGTTACTGTAGCAACAGAGCATTGTCTAtttcaaaatcaaagaaaaaattttgtcaaaattttatgaaaattaaaacgaACCTAATTATTTTTAGGCAAGGTGTTTGGTACAACTGTAAGTAACAAATCATGTTTTATTCATATgctcaattattttatttaatattaagatTAGCTATTATGCATATCACAGTCATAGAATATCAACTGTGAGACtcaatgtgattttttttgtagtgAAGATACTCAAAAAGAATTTACACTTCAAGCAGCTTACCATTTATGAGAAAGAtctgataattgtttttttttttaattgtacctTTGTGTCAATGTGTGTTCTTCATGTTctttatggtaaaaaaaatagtttagaaTTTTACTTTGTTGAACAGGTCAAAGttagattttgacaaaaaattgtGAGTTTGAATTTGATAATCATAAAAACAGTctcaaacatttaaatattttttcctttgatttCATTAGGATTGTTTTTAttaagtttgtttatttgttattgctTGATTTAATTTTTTGGCAGCAGAAAATGTTGCTTTTAAGCTTTAGATTTCTGAAGAAATGACTAGACACGTTCTGTACTTGTTCAGAATCAACACTTTGTTATTAAGttttgtaatgtaatgcatttttGAGAGTTGCTTACCAATTTCTGGTATTTGCTCCAGATGAAATAGTTATACCCATGCAAAGAGAGAATGACTTTGTCTGTCCATGTGCCCTATAAGCACAACTGCTTCTAAAAggcgttaatttctgtgtcatttggtcccttgtggagagttgtcatattggcaatcataccacatcttcttttttatatttatggatATAGATGAAACTTTACATAGTTGTGGTATCCTTTTGTGAGTTCAGATATagtatttaaatttgttttagatCGAAGAAAACGTTTTACGATATATGTTTTAGCATGCTTGTACTCATAAGTTGTCACAATTTTCAGCTATACAACAAATGGTTAGTTTTAGTAGCTAGAATTGTTATCTTTTAAGCCACTTACTAATAATTTCTCAGGTCTCAGATTTTCCCCACAAATACTGTATCGAGcaaatactttttttctattctttacaGACTTTGATTTTGATAGCCCAATATCCAAATATAGTAAAAATTTGTCAATGGAAAGGAAAATCTGCACTTAATTTTCCAAATTGATGGAAACAATTGTTCAAGTGTATTTTGTTGGTTTTTGGTGCCAAATGTGATTACTATAAGTTAGAATTGTCAAAGGTAGACAATTTTACTAACTGATGAAAAGAATtgttcaaatgtatttttatggGCTTTTTGTTGCCAAATATAATTATTATGAGTTACAATTGTCAAAGGTAGACTTTCTTTTAACAAAAAGGGACTAAAATCTCAGTAACTTTGTTTGAtctgtatacatatataaactgTTATTGTTTAATCATATTGCCAAtcaagttttatttattatttaattttttgacatattttaacAGGTCACAAACAGTGATTTGTACTTGTTATGTGCCTGTGTGTACTAGTCTTATCTATATACATTTGATTAATTGTCTGTTATTGTGTGATATGTATGAATGCTTAGTTAAATTTATAAGTAAGTTGATATGAGTGAATTTTCAAGATTTAGAAATGTTATGTTCTCTCCTGATCAAAAAAGGGCAGAATTTTACATAGAACAAAGAATAGAATAAAATAGTGAATTTATCACTGTTTTTGAATATGTACTGATGATAAGaactaaatttgtatatatttttatgatacaaggtatttttttattgcaatactTTTATTAAACacgaaaatgaaaaatattacccaaagagagataactctagtGAATTAAAAGATTTACCAAAAATTAggtaaaacttttaaaaactatTTGAAGGATGTACTTGGTTCAGGTTaaggaatttttgtcagatgttcAGACTCCTTGTATTTTTCCTGCTATATTTACCCATAACCcatttttcaattcattttttacttctatagctcataaaaggttctttaccaaaatttaagaagattctagatttcttttcttatGATTTGAGACgcaaataatacaaaaacaaatatgagttaaaagtcagagtcagccttttcccccATCAGAatttataattaataattatgggcatataattattttattcctCAATTTATGCTCTTGTAGTAtcaatttttaaattctaaattttttttatttcatagaagTACAtcctaaattcatttt
This genomic interval carries:
- the LOC143057506 gene encoding 2-phosphoxylose phosphatase 1-like; its protein translation is MKMRLIGRLQNSMPMELKIQVERNHQAKELVLYAENCQYPLLRKSKGNYLLLALFFGASAILFCFFIIIWIGHLEELQVFHSSGQRTIRSLENKEEEGQLTKVNRSFLDDLQYNLCHSPDEPILGLEGFVPTGFKLQQTHILIIPGEITPNISGKITLNATRSTSLYCEQADCRFGAFNRLNPKLKVFQEKIKSDKRFQKEFESNVANDLACHNELSPIGIQRLVSLGEFVKDVYLKDLKLESSLIQPKHIKLTRNEESITAKSSLAFLFGLLSEGHLRKFNTSAVSRNLCSEKHGMSHVDCNCPGLYRTEQNFREQLFHGLKKGDNSNIPMTVLRQILSNSCLHPNFSCFVQNGFDSIGIIKELFKNENAFDEKLSNDVGFVDFVNVYLYPFMNNLIQTFRHANYVFEKLFLHFVDESFMFYMLNVLKLPKLTWPRPGSRIVFELYKKSGQVFQPYYVRILFNGANVSKFVPLCDIHSESGLCRLKNFAELLHFKTSTKKSLHSAYQSYC